A DNA window from Streptomyces sp. B21-083 contains the following coding sequences:
- a CDS encoding TMEM165/GDT1 family protein: MISISVTALVFGVVFLAELPDKTALAGLVLGTRYRASYVFAGVAAAFAVHVALAVAAGSVLTLLPQQLVHALTGVLFLGGAAALLLKKGGDEEEVRRPEDQSFWKVSGAGFMLILVAEFGDLTQIMTANLAARYDDPLSVGLGAVLALWAVAGLGIVGGRALMKRVPLELITKVAAVLMLGLGVWSLWEAVSG; this comes from the coding sequence TTGATCAGCATCAGTGTCACGGCGCTCGTCTTCGGCGTCGTCTTCCTGGCCGAACTCCCGGACAAGACAGCCCTCGCCGGGCTCGTCCTCGGCACCCGCTACCGCGCCTCGTACGTCTTCGCGGGCGTCGCCGCCGCCTTCGCCGTCCATGTCGCGCTGGCCGTCGCGGCGGGCAGCGTCCTCACGCTCCTGCCGCAGCAACTCGTCCACGCGCTGACCGGCGTGCTCTTCCTGGGCGGGGCCGCTGCCCTGCTGTTGAAGAAGGGCGGGGACGAGGAGGAGGTGCGGCGGCCCGAGGACCAGTCCTTCTGGAAGGTGTCCGGGGCCGGCTTCATGCTCATCCTCGTCGCCGAGTTCGGCGATCTCACGCAGATCATGACGGCCAACCTCGCCGCCCGCTACGACGACCCGCTCTCGGTCGGCCTCGGTGCGGTGCTCGCGCTGTGGGCGGTGGCGGGGCTCGGGATCGTGGGCGGGCGGGCGCTGATGAAGCGGGTGCCGCTGGAGCTGATCACCAAGGTCGCGGCGGTGCTGATGCTGGGGCTCGGGGTGTGGAGTCTTTGGGAGGCGGTGAGTGGGTAG
- a CDS encoding metallophosphoesterase has product MRILQLSDTHINHAGAPNRDGVDTTASLRRILTDVTRLTGLGAVVVSGDLADSGAPEEYAVVRDLVGAFARERGIPLFCATGNHDERGAFAKVLGSGHLDPAGGDLAEARLTSADGELAASSVVDGHRIVTLDSLVPGKVYGYLGAAQLDWLRELLRTPAAHGTTVVLHHPPIDLDTALQRAMGLGNPEDLADAVRGSDVRLILCGHFHLQIMGYLEDVPVWVTPGVVNRIDLTGPAGTERAVRGASATLVDLGSPHGPLFHTLHARDPRAGETVYELDEARIIDLVTREGYK; this is encoded by the coding sequence ATGCGGATCCTCCAGCTGTCGGACACCCACATCAACCACGCCGGCGCACCCAACCGCGACGGCGTCGACACCACCGCCTCGCTGCGCCGGATACTCACCGACGTAACGCGGCTCACGGGCCTCGGGGCCGTCGTCGTCAGCGGGGATCTCGCGGACAGCGGGGCGCCCGAGGAGTACGCGGTCGTACGGGACCTCGTGGGCGCGTTCGCCCGCGAGCGCGGCATCCCCCTGTTCTGCGCCACCGGCAACCACGACGAGCGGGGCGCCTTCGCGAAGGTTCTGGGCAGCGGCCATCTGGACCCGGCGGGCGGGGACCTGGCCGAGGCCCGACTCACGTCCGCCGACGGCGAGTTGGCGGCGTCCAGCGTGGTCGACGGGCATCGGATCGTCACCCTCGACTCGCTCGTGCCGGGCAAGGTGTACGGCTATCTCGGCGCCGCCCAACTCGACTGGCTGCGCGAGCTGTTACGTACCCCGGCGGCGCACGGCACGACAGTCGTGCTGCACCATCCGCCGATCGACCTCGACACCGCGCTCCAGCGGGCGATGGGGCTCGGCAACCCGGAGGACCTGGCCGACGCGGTCCGTGGCAGCGACGTACGGCTGATCCTGTGCGGCCACTTCCACCTGCAGATCATGGGGTATCTGGAGGATGTGCCGGTGTGGGTGACGCCGGGAGTGGTCAACCGGATCGACCTGACCGGCCCGGCGGGCACGGAACGGGCGGTGCGCGGGGCCTCGGCCACGCTCGTCGACCTGGGCTCGCCGCACGGCCCGCTGTTCCATACGCTGCACGCCCGCGACCCCCGGGCCGGTGAGACGGTCTACGAACTCGACGAGGCGCGGATCATCGACCTGGTCACCCGTGAAGGCTACAAATGA
- a CDS encoding J-domain-containing protein: protein MTDRKPPGVSFESWVDRQIREAEARGEIAALPGVGKPLSDGPDTSYDELWWVKQKMAREGLSILPPTLALRKEAEDALVAARRAPSEGAVRRIVTEINVKIRDMMFKPPPGPPLGLKPYDVDEVVREWREARETRAGQTD from the coding sequence ATGACCGACCGCAAACCACCCGGTGTGAGTTTCGAGTCCTGGGTCGACCGGCAGATCCGCGAGGCGGAGGCGCGCGGGGAGATCGCCGCGCTTCCCGGGGTGGGCAAGCCGCTGTCCGACGGTCCTGACACGTCGTACGACGAACTGTGGTGGGTCAAGCAGAAAATGGCCCGCGAGGGGCTGTCGATCCTGCCGCCGACGCTGGCCCTGCGCAAGGAGGCGGAGGACGCGCTGGTGGCGGCGCGCCGGGCCCCTTCCGAGGGGGCGGTCCGCAGGATCGTGACGGAGATCAACGTCAAGATCCGCGACATGATGTTCAAGCCCCCGCCCGGCCCCCCGCTGGGCCTGAAGCCGTACGACGTCGACGAGGTCGTACGCGAGTGGCGGGAAGCGCGGGAGACGCGGGCGGGGCAGACGGACTAG
- a CDS encoding MDR family MFS transporter produces the protein MGVSRESQEDFMAAEAHGRAGEVADGRPVTRGPEHVPGNVLVSIGALLLGMLLAALDQTIVSTALPTIVSDLGGLDHLSWVVTAYLLASTAATPLWGKLGDQYGRKRLFQTAIVIFLIGSALCGMAQNMPQLIGFRALQGLGGGGLMVLSMAIVGDLVPPRERGRYQGLFGAVFGATSVLGPLLGGLFTEHLSWRWVFYVNLPVGAVALAVIATVLHIPRRSARHVIDYLGTLLIASVATCLILVTSLGASWGWGSARIVGLAVLGVVLAVAFVLVERRAAEPVLPLKLFRLRTFTLTAVISFIVGFAMFGAMTYLPTFLQVVQGVSPTMSGVHMLPMVFGLLVASTISGQIVSRTGRWKVFPIAGTGVTALGLLLLHRLDEHSSTGEMSAYFLVFGLGLGLVMQVLVLIVQNAVSYEDLGVATSGATFFRSIGASFGVAVFGTVFAGRLGDKLTDAFRGVRLPAGVSVDALESDPRGIGALPSALRPPALHAYASAITDVFLYAVPVAVLGFVLAWFLREDRLRGSVTAPDVTETLASNPVQRSSYDEVCRALSVLGTREGRREIYRTITARAGLDLYPAASWLLLRIRRYGWAEPAVLAERSLVPLTVIIEAARQVEERRLAVREGLDLVLTEAGHETAERLAEAREESLAELLGDWWGPDRPTDLVQLVKLLNEELCGSDAEQPHNGSTDRFS, from the coding sequence ATGGGGGTGTCGCGAGAGTCACAGGAGGACTTCATGGCCGCGGAAGCGCACGGCAGGGCGGGGGAGGTCGCGGACGGGCGACCGGTGACGCGTGGGCCCGAACACGTGCCCGGGAACGTGCTCGTCTCCATCGGTGCGCTGCTGCTCGGCATGCTGCTCGCCGCCCTCGACCAGACCATCGTGTCGACCGCGCTGCCGACCATCGTCAGCGACCTGGGCGGCCTGGACCATCTGTCCTGGGTGGTCACCGCCTATCTGCTCGCGTCCACCGCCGCGACCCCCCTCTGGGGCAAACTCGGCGACCAGTACGGCCGGAAACGGCTGTTCCAGACAGCGATCGTCATCTTCCTGATCGGCTCCGCGCTGTGCGGCATGGCGCAGAACATGCCCCAGCTGATCGGCTTCCGGGCGCTGCAGGGGCTCGGCGGCGGCGGGCTGATGGTGCTGTCGATGGCGATCGTGGGGGATCTGGTCCCGCCTCGTGAACGAGGCCGCTACCAGGGCCTGTTCGGTGCCGTCTTCGGCGCGACCAGTGTGCTCGGCCCGCTGCTCGGCGGCCTCTTCACCGAACACCTCAGCTGGCGCTGGGTGTTCTACGTCAACCTCCCCGTCGGCGCGGTCGCCCTCGCCGTGATCGCGACCGTCCTGCACATCCCGCGCCGGTCCGCACGGCATGTCATCGACTACCTGGGCACCCTCCTCATCGCCTCCGTCGCCACCTGTCTGATCCTCGTCACCTCCCTCGGCGCCTCCTGGGGCTGGGGCTCGGCGCGGATCGTCGGCCTCGCGGTACTCGGGGTCGTGCTCGCCGTCGCCTTCGTCCTCGTCGAGCGGCGGGCGGCCGAACCCGTCCTCCCGCTCAAGCTGTTCCGGCTGCGCACCTTCACCCTCACGGCCGTCATCAGCTTCATCGTCGGCTTCGCCATGTTCGGCGCGATGACCTATCTGCCGACGTTCCTCCAGGTCGTCCAGGGCGTCTCGCCGACCATGTCGGGTGTGCACATGCTGCCGATGGTGTTCGGCCTGCTCGTCGCCTCCACCATCTCCGGGCAGATCGTCAGCCGCACGGGGCGCTGGAAGGTGTTCCCCATCGCCGGCACCGGCGTCACCGCCCTCGGCCTCCTCCTGCTCCACCGGCTCGACGAACACAGCTCCACCGGCGAGATGAGCGCCTACTTCCTCGTCTTCGGCCTGGGCCTCGGCCTGGTCATGCAGGTCCTGGTGCTGATCGTGCAGAACGCGGTCTCGTACGAGGATCTGGGCGTCGCCACCTCCGGCGCCACCTTCTTCCGCTCCATCGGCGCCTCCTTCGGCGTGGCCGTCTTCGGTACGGTCTTCGCCGGCCGCCTCGGCGACAAGCTCACCGACGCGTTCCGGGGCGTACGACTGCCCGCCGGGGTCTCGGTGGACGCGCTGGAGTCCGACCCGCGCGGCATCGGCGCCCTGCCCTCGGCGCTGCGACCGCCCGCGCTGCACGCCTACGCGTCCGCCATCACCGACGTCTTCCTGTACGCCGTTCCGGTCGCCGTCCTTGGTTTCGTCCTCGCCTGGTTCCTGCGCGAGGACCGGCTGCGCGGCTCGGTGACCGCCCCCGACGTCACGGAGACCCTGGCCAGCAACCCGGTCCAGCGGTCGTCCTACGACGAGGTGTGCCGCGCGCTGTCCGTACTCGGCACCCGCGAGGGGCGACGCGAGATCTACCGGACGATCACCGCACGGGCCGGCCTCGACCTGTATCCGGCGGCGAGCTGGCTGTTGCTGCGCATCCGGCGGTACGGCTGGGCGGAGCCGGCGGTCCTGGCCGAGCGCAGCCTCGTACCGCTGACCGTGATCATCGAGGCCGCCCGGCAGGTCGAGGAACGCCGGCTCGCCGTACGCGAAGGCCTCGACCTGGTCCTCACCGAGGCGGGCCACGAGACCGCCGAACGGCTGGCCGAGGCCCGTGAGGAGTCCCTGGCCGAACTGCTGGGCGACTGGTGGGGCCCGGACCGGCCCACCGACCTGGTCCAGCTGGTGAAACTGCTGAACGAGGAACTGTGCGGCTCGGACGCGGAACAGCCGCACAACGGCTCGACGGACAGGTTCAGTTGA
- a CDS encoding GNAT family N-acetyltransferase encodes MPVMTWTITPEPFDSPVAAALWRAYYTEVSDRWYLLHQGRRTEPGELEREVAAHSGAELASPDGQLLVARYDGEPAGSAGVRLLDATTGELTRVFLYEGMRGKGGAALLVAAAEDAARALGARHLVLDTRSDLVEARALYAHLGYTETEPHNDSEYAEHWFRKNLDDRDDLDRGDLDRSEEAGPESLN; translated from the coding sequence ATGCCGGTCATGACCTGGACGATCACCCCGGAACCCTTCGACTCCCCTGTCGCCGCCGCGCTCTGGCGGGCGTACTACACGGAGGTCAGCGACCGCTGGTACCTCCTGCACCAGGGCCGACGCACGGAGCCCGGTGAGTTGGAGCGCGAGGTCGCGGCGCACTCGGGCGCCGAACTCGCCTCGCCGGACGGCCAGTTGCTCGTCGCCCGGTACGACGGCGAGCCGGCCGGCAGCGCGGGCGTACGGCTCCTCGACGCCACGACGGGTGAGCTGACCCGGGTCTTCCTGTACGAGGGGATGCGGGGGAAGGGCGGCGCCGCCCTTCTGGTGGCCGCGGCGGAGGACGCGGCACGGGCCCTCGGCGCCCGGCACCTGGTCCTCGACACCCGCTCCGACCTGGTCGAGGCACGCGCCCTGTACGCGCACCTCGGCTACACGGAGACCGAGCCCCACAACGACAGCGAGTACGCCGAACACTGGTTCCGGAAGAACCTGGACGACCGAGACGATCTGGACCGGGGCGATCTGGACCGGAGCGAGGAGGCCGGGCCGGAAAGCCTCAACTGA
- a CDS encoding HNH endonuclease family protein yields the protein MPKFYARRRLSILAALTGLIASVGLLNGPTASAALPTPVSAATARTYLASLTVATENRTGYNRDLFPTWITISGTCNTREYILKRDGSNVVTNSACTATSGSWYSPYDGATWTAASDLDIDHLVPLAEAWDSGASAWTTAQRQGFANDVTRPQLIAVTDNVNQSKSDQDPAEWMPSLTSYRCTYVRAWVQVKYYYDLSVDSAEKSALTSYLAGC from the coding sequence ATGCCGAAGTTCTACGCGCGTCGACGACTCAGCATACTCGCCGCGCTCACCGGCCTCATAGCCTCGGTCGGACTTCTCAACGGTCCGACCGCCTCCGCCGCCCTCCCCACCCCGGTCAGCGCCGCCACCGCCCGCACCTACCTCGCCTCGCTCACCGTCGCGACCGAGAACCGCACCGGCTACAACCGCGACCTGTTCCCCACCTGGATCACGATCAGCGGCACCTGCAACACGCGTGAGTACATCCTCAAGCGGGACGGCTCGAACGTCGTCACCAACTCCGCCTGCACCGCCACCAGCGGCAGTTGGTACTCCCCGTACGACGGCGCCACCTGGACCGCCGCCTCCGACCTCGACATCGACCACCTGGTCCCGCTCGCCGAGGCCTGGGACTCGGGGGCCAGCGCCTGGACCACCGCCCAGCGCCAGGGCTTCGCCAACGACGTCACCCGCCCGCAGCTGATCGCCGTCACGGACAACGTGAACCAGTCCAAGAGCGACCAGGACCCGGCCGAGTGGATGCCGTCGCTCACGTCGTACCGCTGCACCTACGTCCGCGCCTGGGTCCAGGTGAAGTACTACTACGACCTCTCGGTCGACTCGGCCGAGAAGAGCGCGCTGACCAGCTACCTCGCCGGCTGCTGA
- a CDS encoding peptidoglycan-binding domain-containing protein yields the protein MNDPKGHVCPECGAPRGADNTPSCACAERAADAHLENRSAEAAAAEDFDPLRIRPYVELTPETPASTSSPSSSEHPAPEGAAEATMPMRAIQETAWGTEEPTTTALPSLEHPSDAPAHPAYSTDSTHSTYSAEDEQLGGSGRRPRVLLLGVAGAVVAVLAAGGLAVGVFTYDKPARDNTSAQDVRESVPAAATSAASPTPSSSPTSSASASAAPTPTPSLSPTPTLSPAPAAPSAAPSGSATPTQAPTTAQATGTITPAPGGGDKDTTPVLRPGDHGDEVLELQLRLRQLAIYLNDTDGVYDDNVVNAVTTYQTTRGINAAEPGVYDRTTRTRLESETTKP from the coding sequence GTGAACGATCCGAAGGGGCACGTGTGTCCGGAGTGCGGTGCACCCCGGGGAGCCGACAACACGCCCTCCTGCGCCTGCGCCGAACGCGCGGCCGACGCCCACCTGGAGAACCGGTCGGCGGAGGCAGCGGCGGCGGAGGATTTCGACCCGCTGCGCATACGCCCGTACGTGGAACTGACCCCGGAAACACCCGCCTCGACCTCGTCGCCTTCGTCGTCCGAGCACCCGGCCCCCGAGGGGGCGGCCGAGGCCACGATGCCGATGCGGGCGATCCAGGAGACCGCCTGGGGGACGGAGGAACCCACGACGACCGCACTGCCGTCCTTGGAGCACCCCTCGGACGCCCCGGCCCACCCCGCATACTCCACTGATTCCACTCACTCCACCTATTCCGCCGAGGACGAGCAGCTGGGCGGGTCGGGCCGCCGTCCCCGGGTTCTGCTCCTCGGCGTGGCCGGAGCGGTCGTGGCCGTACTGGCGGCGGGCGGACTGGCCGTCGGGGTGTTCACCTACGACAAACCGGCCCGGGACAACACGTCCGCCCAGGACGTACGGGAGAGCGTGCCGGCGGCGGCGACCAGCGCGGCGTCCCCGACCCCGTCAAGCAGTCCTACGTCGTCGGCGTCGGCGTCGGCGGCGCCCACTCCCACCCCGTCCCTCAGCCCGACCCCGACCCTCTCGCCCGCCCCGGCGGCCCCCTCCGCAGCCCCGTCCGGGTCGGCCACCCCGACCCAGGCACCGACGACCGCGCAGGCCACCGGCACGATCACTCCGGCCCCCGGCGGCGGCGACAAGGACACCACCCCCGTCCTGCGCCCCGGCGACCACGGCGACGAGGTCCTCGAACTCCAGCTGCGGCTACGCCAGTTGGCGATCTACCTCAACGACACGGACGGCGTCTACGACGACAACGTCGTGAACGCGGTGACCACCTACCAGACGACGCGCGGCATCAACGCGGCCGAACCCGGCGTGTACGACCGGACGACACGCACACGCCTGGAGTCGGAAACGACCAAGCCGTAG
- a CDS encoding HAD family hydrolase, translating to MTATTVLTARALLLDMDGTLVNSDAVVERVWRRWADRHGLDGDEVMKVVHGRQGYASMAVLLPGRPMEQNYADNARLLAEETADLDGVVEVPGASEFLASLSGLPHALVTSANVGLSTARMGAAGLGLPDVRITAESVGASKPDPEGFLKGAAELGVDPADCLVFEDSGAGISAGRSAGMRVVGVGPRAHQHRPDVVVPDLVGVRVERVGGGELRVRFGV from the coding sequence ATGACGGCCACCACCGTGCTCACCGCCCGCGCCCTCCTTCTCGACATGGACGGCACCCTCGTCAACTCGGACGCCGTCGTCGAGCGCGTCTGGCGGCGCTGGGCGGACCGGCACGGGCTGGACGGTGACGAGGTGATGAAGGTGGTGCACGGACGGCAGGGGTACGCCTCCATGGCGGTGCTGCTGCCCGGCCGGCCCATGGAGCAGAACTACGCCGACAACGCGCGCCTGCTCGCGGAGGAGACCGCCGACCTGGACGGCGTGGTGGAGGTACCGGGCGCGTCCGAGTTCCTGGCCTCCTTGAGCGGGCTTCCGCACGCGCTGGTGACCTCGGCGAATGTCGGGCTGTCGACCGCGCGGATGGGTGCGGCGGGGTTGGGGTTGCCGGACGTTCGCATCACCGCGGAGTCGGTGGGTGCGAGCAAGCCGGACCCGGAAGGGTTTCTGAAGGGCGCGGCCGAGCTGGGGGTCGACCCCGCCGACTGTCTGGTCTTCGAGGACTCCGGGGCGGGGATCTCGGCGGGGCGCTCCGCGGGGATGCGGGTGGTGGGGGTCGGGCCGCGGGCCCATCAGCACCGGCCGGATGTGGTGGTGCCGGATCTGGTGGGGGTGCGCGTGGAGCGGGTGGGGGGCGGGGAGTTGCGGGTGCGGTTCGGGGTTTGA
- a CDS encoding O-methyltransferase — protein sequence MSESQRWEDVDDYFTTLLAPADDALEATLRDSDAEGLPHINVAPNQGKLLQLLAQIQGARRILEIGTLGGYSTIWLGRALPADGRLITLEYDEKHAEVARRNLARAGLDNITEVRTGPALESLPKLADENPAPFDLVFIDADKANNPHYVEWALRLTTTGSLIIVDNVVRGGAVADANSTDPSIRGTRAALRLIAEHPRLSGTALQTVGSKGYDGFALARVVA from the coding sequence ATGAGCGAGTCCCAGCGCTGGGAAGACGTCGACGACTACTTCACCACCCTCCTGGCCCCGGCCGACGACGCCCTGGAGGCGACGCTGCGCGACAGCGACGCGGAGGGGCTGCCACACATCAACGTCGCCCCGAACCAGGGCAAGCTGCTCCAGCTCCTCGCCCAGATCCAGGGCGCCCGCCGCATCCTGGAGATCGGTACCCTCGGCGGCTACAGCACCATCTGGCTGGGCCGCGCGCTCCCGGCCGACGGCCGGCTGATCACCCTGGAGTACGACGAGAAGCACGCCGAGGTCGCCCGCCGCAACCTCGCCCGGGCGGGCCTGGACAACATCACCGAGGTGCGCACGGGCCCCGCCCTGGAGTCGCTGCCCAAGCTGGCCGACGAGAACCCGGCGCCGTTCGACCTGGTCTTCATCGACGCCGACAAGGCCAACAACCCGCACTACGTGGAGTGGGCCCTGCGGCTGACCACCACGGGCAGCCTGATCATCGTCGACAACGTGGTGCGCGGGGGCGCGGTGGCCGACGCGAACTCCACCGACCCGAGCATCCGGGGCACCCGCGCGGCCCTGCGACTCATCGCCGAACACCCGAGGTTGAGCGGCACGGCGCTGCAGACGGTGGGCAGCAAGGGATACGACGGCTTCGCGCTGGCGAGGGTCGTGGCATAG
- a CDS encoding bifunctional glycosyltransferase 87/phosphatase PAP2 family protein, whose protein sequence is MANAEHGGGAGGAFGTGAAGTAQARLKVARVALWLIVAVLAVRQVAAVLSTPKADRLTDLETWVGSDGVLHVKGSLYDSTQFTGTPFGGLVLKPLTRAAEQALGWGWTFGTLLLVVALGVVAARALPTPVTRRTSLLAAPVAISLLMLSLPVRNTLHLGQTSIIPVLLVLLGCFVAREERAAGALIGLAAALQPTVLLFAPLLWFTGRRRAAVSAGVTFAACTALAWVAMADDSYTYWVHHLGGTGLGGAADDLANQSLHGALLRLGFEGPLEIGLFLVLGAGVAVLGLRRAVRYAQDGQLLLAVAITGCAAVAVSPTTWQHQLLWVLLAVVGRVGKRASDRYMWPVAVIIVMTLPAKMVIPNVGALYPVRDNVVLLAAVAAATVVPFLSRASEHYRSPVRTDYAPPVPARFRRVPLMPFLRRVLTRPNLLLELMLIRVTYAAYQKVRLAASGGTTTGGRSTAEAHGHQIHDIEKFLHIDIEHWVNHTVVEIGWMRNFFDFYYESFHFFVPLAVLGVLYWRRPVDYRWARASLGFTTLLGLVGFWLYPLAPPRLMPGLGIVDTVNGVQDFSKPDYGTLTALTNQYAAMPSLHFGWSLWCGLVIAIVAPKWWMKALGLLHPFFTVSAIVATGNHWVLDAVGGAAVVLAGFGLSYLFMGPRARAVVRVAESGGERSEAVQDGALK, encoded by the coding sequence GTGGCAAACGCGGAGCACGGTGGTGGAGCGGGAGGTGCCTTCGGAACAGGCGCCGCCGGGACGGCGCAGGCACGGCTGAAAGTGGCCCGAGTGGCGCTCTGGCTCATCGTCGCCGTCCTCGCGGTCAGACAGGTGGCCGCCGTCCTCAGCACCCCGAAGGCGGACCGGCTGACCGACCTGGAGACCTGGGTCGGGTCCGACGGTGTGCTGCATGTGAAGGGCTCGCTCTACGACTCCACGCAGTTCACCGGCACCCCCTTCGGCGGGCTCGTCCTCAAGCCGCTCACCCGGGCCGCCGAGCAGGCCCTCGGCTGGGGCTGGACCTTCGGCACACTGCTGCTGGTCGTCGCGCTCGGCGTGGTCGCCGCCCGCGCCCTGCCGACGCCCGTGACCCGACGCACCTCGCTGCTCGCCGCGCCCGTCGCGATCAGCCTGCTGATGCTGTCGCTGCCCGTGCGCAACACCCTCCACCTCGGCCAGACCAGCATCATCCCTGTCCTGCTGGTCCTCCTCGGCTGCTTCGTCGCACGCGAGGAACGGGCCGCCGGCGCCCTCATCGGCCTCGCCGCGGCCCTCCAGCCCACCGTGCTGCTCTTCGCGCCGCTGCTGTGGTTCACCGGCCGGCGCCGGGCGGCCGTCTCCGCCGGCGTCACCTTCGCCGCCTGCACCGCGCTCGCCTGGGTCGCGATGGCGGACGACTCGTACACCTACTGGGTCCACCACCTGGGCGGGACCGGGCTCGGTGGCGCCGCCGACGACCTCGCCAACCAGTCCCTGCACGGCGCCCTGCTGCGGCTGGGCTTCGAAGGCCCCCTCGAAATCGGCCTGTTCCTGGTGCTCGGCGCGGGTGTCGCCGTCCTCGGCCTGCGCCGGGCGGTGCGCTACGCCCAGGACGGCCAGCTGCTGCTGGCGGTCGCGATCACCGGCTGCGCCGCCGTCGCGGTCTCGCCCACGACCTGGCAGCACCAGCTGCTGTGGGTGCTGCTCGCGGTCGTCGGCCGGGTCGGCAAGCGCGCCTCCGACCGCTATATGTGGCCGGTCGCCGTCATCATCGTGATGACGCTGCCCGCCAAGATGGTCATCCCGAACGTGGGCGCCCTCTACCCGGTCCGTGACAACGTTGTGCTGCTGGCCGCGGTCGCCGCCGCCACCGTCGTTCCGTTCCTGTCCCGGGCCTCGGAGCACTACCGCTCACCGGTCCGCACGGACTACGCGCCGCCGGTCCCCGCCCGCTTCCGCCGCGTTCCGCTCATGCCCTTCCTGCGCCGGGTGCTCACCCGCCCGAACCTCCTCCTCGAACTGATGCTGATCCGGGTCACGTACGCCGCCTACCAGAAGGTCCGGCTTGCCGCGTCGGGCGGGACGACCACCGGTGGCCGGTCCACCGCCGAGGCGCACGGCCACCAGATCCACGACATCGAGAAGTTCCTGCACATCGACATCGAGCACTGGGTCAACCACACGGTCGTGGAGATCGGCTGGATGCGGAACTTCTTCGACTTCTACTACGAGTCGTTCCACTTCTTCGTGCCGCTGGCCGTGCTCGGCGTCCTGTACTGGCGCCGCCCCGTCGACTACCGCTGGGCCCGCGCCTCCCTCGGCTTCACCACGTTGCTCGGCCTCGTCGGCTTCTGGCTCTACCCGCTGGCCCCGCCGCGCCTGATGCCGGGCCTCGGCATCGTCGACACGGTGAACGGCGTGCAGGACTTCTCCAAGCCGGACTACGGCACGCTCACGGCGCTCACCAACCAGTACGCCGCGATGCCGTCGCTGCACTTCGGTTGGTCGCTGTGGTGCGGGCTCGTCATCGCGATCGTGGCGCCGAAGTGGTGGATGAAGGCGCTGGGGCTGCTGCATCCGTTCTTCACGGTGTCCGCGATCGTCGCCACCGGGAATCACTGGGTGCTGGATGCCGTCGGCGGGGCCGCGGTGGTTCTCGCGGGGTTCGGGCTGTCGTACCTGTTCATGGGGCCGCGGGCTCGTGCGGTCGTCCGGGTGGCGGAGAGTGGTGGTGAACGGTCGGAGGCTGTGCAGGATGGCGCGCTGAAATAG